A segment of the Epinephelus fuscoguttatus linkage group LG23, E.fuscoguttatus.final_Chr_v1 genome:
atttaacaacacacatctgccagcaacagagagctgtgtgtgaagggggttaatGTGCCTACTGGTGACTAGTTCAATAGACAGGTCACTAATAATAGGCTTGGGACTGTTCACGTGAACACgtcagtttattagaaacaacaacatacatgacgacataacagcaacagagctctcTGGCACCTCCGACGGTATGCGAGAGGAGATTTGCTGCATCTCCgaagtacaacaacacaaaatactcaaatgtgGCGCTACGGACGGCGGCGgaagtgagcaagagggtcggagttcagggagcgatgtgatggcggatgtagtgtgtcccaatagtatgcatactgcatgcatactgcatactacactacatactttttaagggcagctgcagtacatactaaaagtatatagtagaagtatgtgatttggaaCGCAGGGCTGGTTTGGCCTTATGATcttacaggaagcgaacaccagcctctcaggtgaaagtcggggGTTGTTGGACCCagccaccacccctcccacctacCGCTAGGTGCTGTTAAACAACAACGGCAACCAGCTGCgtaacatgctgatgtgaaaggacggcttttctTGTTGGTGcctgacaccagaagtcaccGACCAAGTATTCAGCGACTtctgagtgagaccaggttggacaCACTATGCAGAAAACAAAATCAGCTCAtgtactacatcactttagaataGTTTATGATACATTTAACATACAAACATGTCCATAGTTTGTAGAATTGTACAAAACCAGCATTTCTACTGGCAACTGGGCTACCTGCTCTCAGTCCGAActcgaaatccagcacttgggtagtcagacactgacgaaaaaagccgtctTTTCACATCGGCATGACATGTGGCTGGTCGATGTTATAGTTTAACTGCACTTGGCAGCGTCGGGGGAAACACGGCAGGACGAGAATGAAAGTGAAGGGGGCACCAGTCTAAGTGGGGCGGGGTGGTGGAAGGGTGACCACCGAGAGAGCGGCGTTTccttcccgtaagattataaagccaaaccctgttcttttttcaaaacccaaccacatgcatttgttgttggagTCGAAAAACATCTGTACTGATgcaatgcttttattttgatagagactgtatgcaaactgtacatttcctgtgaaaacagaagtgtattttgaaaacagacaatgcatgtaacaggctgaagttgacacggcgtcccagaacgtcaacaaccaacacacccagggtaccttggacgtcatatgtggacgtggagagtccatgaccagacgtggacatgtgacgaggtcacagtgaggatgggtTCGACTGGGCTGTGTATAacttgtgttcaggtcttccATGTGCCCTAAACCTGTGagattttgtatatattttttaaaagtcaaacCATTAAGAAATCTCCTGTGAAGTGTTAGCCATAAAACCATCCTGAGCCTGAACAGATTCAGACTGATGATATTCACAGCTGTTTTTATCATTGATCTCTGGTCATATCTGATGTCAGCCTGATGTCGTAACAGATCTATGATCAGTGGAGCAACAGTCATTTTCCTTTGAACTGTGACTGTTATTTGACATTTGAGTTGCTAAGCATCTGTGGCCGATGTTTTCCCATTTGGAAAATACATTTCCTCCTTAGCTCCTTCTAAAGAAACACatcaaagacattaaaacatgacatttctgtggaaacactgaacacacaaacaaatgtgtaTTAGTATGAAACAAGAGCAGGAGATATTTCCTGTCTACGTGACTGATATTTATTTCCAAATAAACACTAAGATTCTGCACTGGAAACATGTTTACACTTCAAACAATaatttacagacacacacacacacacacacacacacaaagctcatGTGCAGCGCGTTAGTCCGACAGAAACCTTCATAAACACTAATATATgatatcaattaaaaaaaaaaaaaaatcagtgtatgACACAATTCCTGCTGGCAGACACATGCACTGTTGGTTTGAGTCTGAACATGAAGATAAAAATACAGAATCTGTCAGGACTAAGAGCGAACTTTCAGTCAGTTGTGTCAAATGAGATCTGACAGGGTGCTTTTTAGTGCAAGGCCTGCAGAGGGCGCAGTTACTCAACAAGGACAGCAGACAAATCTGTCTGGGAGATCTTTAACTCTGCTCACAGTTTGCAGGCTACACATTAACTACAGTGAAATAACTCTGGAAACACCTTCTCCTGTGTGCCTGTGTTAGCTGTTGCTCAGAGTTTTCATATAACAGGAACCCCGTCGTCAACAGTATCTATAATATCTGGACTCCTTAACAACTCCCCGACTCTCCTCAATTACCTCAACAGTCCCTGGACCCTCCCCAGTAACCTGGACTACTCAACAACCTCTGGATCTTCTCAATGACCTCTGAACTCCTCAACGAACCTTGAACTCCTCAACAAATCCCGGACTCCTCAAGAACACCTGGACTCTCCCCAGTGTCCCCTGAACTGTCCTCAATGACCCCTGAACTCCTCAATGTCCTCTGAACTCCTCAATGTCCTCTGAACTCTCCTCAACGACCCCTGAACTCTCCTCAATGATCCCCAGACTCGTCAATGACCCATGAACTCTCTTCAACGACCCCCGGACTTTCCTCTATGACCCCTGGACTCTTCTCAACGACCCCTGGACTCTGCAACCACACCTCAGTGACCTCTGAACCCTCCTCCTGAATGACTACCGTCTGCAGAGCTGCCAGTGACTTCTGTCTCATACTTTCACCAAATTCTTTTCATCCACATTAGGCAGAAAAGCGACTCCTTTTTCTCAGACGAATGctataaatatttgttttcattgaaataaataaaatctgcgTGGTGTTTTCAGCAGGAAGCAgaatattttaggaaataaGGAAGGAGTTTATTTTAGCTGCAGCGTCGACTCAGGTGGTGTTCCTTCTCCTCATCAAAGACAGTCCCTGCCTCATGGACGCCCCCCTGCTGGACAACAGAGAGGACTGAGCGTCCCTCATGTTGTCTCTGAACGTCCTGGTGGAGTAGTAATACAGCAGTGGGTTTACCACGCTGTTGGACGCCGCCAGACACAGCGTCACCACCACCGCCCGCTGCAGCGCCACTGTGACAGCACAGTTCCAGTGCTCGCAAACGGCATGCAGGTGCAGAGATCGTATCACGTGATAGGGCAAAAAGCAAAATAGGAAGGTCACCGTCACCATGGTGACCAGGTAAACCGAGCGCCGTCGGTTGCGATGGCGAGTGTCGTTGGACTGACGGCTGCCTTGGGTGCTGAAGGGGGCCATCAGGCGCCGGATGATTCTGCTGTAGCAAAAGATGATGGTGAGGAAAGGGAGGAGGAAGCCAAGAACCACCGCCACGTAGTTTAAGATCAGGACACGCCCCCAAGAGGAGGGGCTGGATGGCTCAAAGCAACGAGGAAACCCTGCCCTGAGAGAGAGAACCAGAGGAAAGATGAGCaaacacattaaccacagatTTCATTAAATACAGACGTAACACACTGTCCTTCATCACTCAGCACCGAAAACATtgtgctagccactaggctaatttatacaatgtaaaatgccataggcttgtgctaataacgttagcatgttgtatttgtggggaaaatgtgtccagataaagacaagtgtttgtctgtgaatgctgcgagttatagtgaagctgattgtgtttaatgtacattttatgtgtgttttgactcaactaaactttacagcacttcacagaaactctaccaccaactagtgtttaggaggtgtaactgcagagtgacacagacaccactgcacaagtataaatgctgacaacagcgtaggccacatgtgtagagctgacacacaaatataaatccaTCGTGAAATGTAGGACAGAACAAACAGTATCCTGAGGAGTTATCTCTCCTGAGATAAAGAGCTAAAAGGTAAAGTTTGTCCCGAGGGCGGCACTGAAGgaagacaataaaatataaaggcTTGATTCTCTGGGGAGCAAAGATGGGATTGTGAACTTTAAAGTTGAATGAACATTAGATGTTGTTAGCAGCAAAATCTTTGTCCTGAGCCAAGAGAAGCGAAAGAGGctcagcagagctgcagagatggAGTTAACTCTCTGTGGGGTCACAACAACCTGGACCATGTTTCattactgttttatttctgtctggcttttggaaaaaaaatgtgtgaggAAGGTTTTTTATATGAAGacttctttaaataaataaataaataaaaactattcCTAAAAACAGGTTTCTTCTGTTATATTCATATTCCTGAATGACAGCAGTGTGTCTACAGTCACTGTGAggacagcagcagctgaaatCCCTCACTTTAGATGCACAAAATCAAACTGCAGGAAACATCTGTCTGATGAAGCAAACGCTCTCCACTGTTTTAAAGATCTTTTTTAGCTCGTCAGACAGTTAAAATGTACTCCAGTAAACATAATGCTGCTCTTCTGCCTGTTATGTTTCAGTCATGAAGTCATCCTCCAACCTCCCATCAGTGTTTAGGTTTCCCTCCCGACGGCCATCGCTCCACTTTGTTTCtatgaaaacaaactgactgCAGGTCCTGTGATGGATTTTCACCCAGCAGCAGCCGGTCTGTTTGTATAGACATGAAGTGAAATCAATGGCTGTCTGGAAGGAGGTCAATCCatcaaaaaacatacaaaacaaaaaacagcagttcTTTAACTgcactgttgttttttaaaatcagacTGACTCTCCTgaaaaagttattattatttttaaattcattttaatttgtaattaatcaaaaattattacaaaaaataataataaagtttttaaaaaaaaaaaaaaaaaaaatttacctttgttttaaatgtagagTCTACCTAAGTGggataagaataaataaaaaaaagggcGAAAGGTATTTTACAAGAAAGacgaagtaaaaaaaaagtcaaaaaaattATAGCTAAATTCAATTATTCAATAAAAAGTCACAACTTTAAAAcgctaaattttaaaaaaggtaataaatttcAAAACATATTATAGTTATATTCTATAACTTTTTAACTTAAGAAAATATTTCTTAAGAAATTAATAACTTTAAAAAgatcaataaaaaaattaaataggAGATAAAATTAAAGGAGAATTAACATGGAGATcaagtaaaaaatattaataaactatttaaataaGATAGCTACACAGTTGCAAAAGGGcgaaa
Coding sequences within it:
- the cysltr3 gene encoding cysteinyl leukotriene receptor 2 isoform X1, yielding MNGLLTNPVGNNSSVLAACFHNDDAFKYRAYTFTYLLLFPVAFLCNIGALVVFFLQSSRRNSASCVVMMNLAISDGSFSLTLPLRLAYYFKGGVWPFPDWLCRLCVYGFYVNLYTSILFLTLLSVLRWLAVAQPLRHRTLATPTRTLLVCLGVWLFVAVSSTPFLSNGVRNRAGFPRCFEPSSPSSWGRVLILNYVAVVLGFLLPFLTIIFCYSRIIRRLMAPFSTQGSRQSNDTRHRNRRRSVYLVTMVTVTFLFCFLPYHVIRSLHLHAVCEHWNCAVTVALQRAVVVTLCLAASNSVVNPLLYYYSTRTFRDNMRDAQSSLLSSRGASMRQGLSLMRRRNTT
- the cysltr3 gene encoding cysteinyl leukotriene receptor 1 isoform X2; its protein translation is MNGLLTNPVGNNSSVLAACFHNDDAFKYRAYTFTYLLLFPVAFLCNIGALVVFFLQSSRRNSASCVVMMNLAISDGSFSLTLPLRLAYYFKGGVWPFPDWLCRLCVYGFYVNLYTRAGFPRCFEPSSPSSWGRVLILNYVAVVLGFLLPFLTIIFCYSRIIRRLMAPFSTQGSRQSNDTRHRNRRRSVYLVTMVTVTFLFCFLPYHVIRSLHLHAVCEHWNCAVTVALQRAVVVTLCLAASNSVVNPLLYYYSTRTFRDNMRDAQSSLLSSRGASMRQGLSLMRRRNTT